DNA sequence from the Thamnophis elegans isolate rThaEle1 chromosome 4, rThaEle1.pri, whole genome shotgun sequence genome:
TATAATCTCTATAACTTCAGATTTTATACAATAGAGTGCTTTTTCCTTGCAAATAATTACTTTATTCTTCAGGAAACTCActatatatcttttttatattagtAAAGTCTTAAAGGTTCCTGTGTCTATTCCATTTTACCCTGGAAAGAAGTCTTTAGAATATAGTCTTTTCCAATAGTTTCTGCAATCATGATTGAGTTTTTTAGTAAAAGAGGTTGGGACGTTGCTATCAGAATGGGTTAATTGGCAAAAGGATTGCCATAAATTGCTTGGGGGATCATTGCCTGAGCTTTATTGGCAGATATACTGTAGGAAGTACTATCAGTTGTTTAATTATCAGCATTTGAGATATCTGTTTTTCCTTTGTTGGCAGAGATTGTTCCAACTGGAAAAGCAAAAGGCATGGAATTTATTTTGCCAATAGCTTAgaaacataatttatttttccaagtATTTGTACTATTGCTATGAGTTTAttatatatacacagacacatacaaATGTACTTGGTATAAGTGAGAACTATCATTCCATGTATTTCTTAATTGCATATGAACTAATTTGTTCCTGCACAATATCGGCCATAGATATTGTCTGTCTTCTAAAGATAAAATGAATTGTTTACAGGGTCAGTATATTGCcctcaaccatctgggtcctcattttatcaaccttgggaggatgaaaggctgaatcaaccttgaaccagtgagaatcaaactgctggcagtcggcagaattagcctgcaatactgtgttctaaTTCCTGTGCCAGTATGGCTCATATAGAAGTCTCATATTTAACATTTGCTAATTTAAGTAATCTTAATGTATGGAAAAATATAATTACTTACTGCTTTCTTACTATGACTATAAGGATTAAGCCCTACTCCTTTTATATAACTATATAGAATTTTGATGGTAATTATTATTGTCTTTTCTTACAGTCTTAAAAAGTATTCTTACCTATAATAAAGAATTTCCCTTTGATGTTCAGCCTGTTCCACCAAGGTATGGAAACATTGCATGCAGAAAGAAACTATGTAGgaaattgcaaaatttccataTGTCAAAGGGTCAGTAGATTTTACCAGTTACTGGATCCTATAGCTCTTTATTGGTGTATTTCAAGTTTTATTATATCTTTTGTAAAAGAAGTTAGAAGTCACTTCATTTTTATACTGTTTTTCTATAGCTTGTTTTCTGCACTCCTTTCTCTGAATTTCTCATTAGTGTTTCTCTTTGTCTATCCTTCTTTCTGACTAATTATGTTTGTTCGTTTTTGTCTTGTGTTCTATAAAAAATGTTGCaaagttatatttaaaaaaatgcaaaatatagaCCTGCAGAATGTAGAAGTTTTGAAATTAAATTCTAAGCTTCTGATACTTGAATGGAGGCcataaatataggtagtccttgacttacagccaagattgagcccaaaatttttgttgctaggcgttaagtgacttttgccccattttacaaccttttttgccacagttgtttagtgaatcattgcaaatgttaaattagtaatacagttaagtgaatctgatgctccattgactttgcttgtcagaaggttgcaaaaggtgatcacatgacttcatgACACTGCAatctcataaatatgaattaattgcccagcatctgaattttgattacagcaggggtatccaaacttgggaactttaagacttatggccggttgagaaattctgggaattgaagtccacaagtcttaaagttcccaagtttggacaaccCTGGATTACAGAattatgggaatgctgcaatggtcgtaagtgtgaaaaaggctcataagtcacttttaaagtgctgttataacttcgaatgttcactaaatgaactgttgtaagttgaggactacctgtattcccagTATTATATTCCAATATACTGGCAATTCCAATCCAACTCAGTTTTCAGTTgctctatacaatacaatacaatagcagagttggaagggaccttggaggtcttctagtccagtgtttttcaaccactgtgccgtggcacactagtgtgccgtgacatagtgtaaggtgtgccgtgggaaaaacactttatatatagtcaatataggcacagagttaaatttttttaacattttctaatggtggtgtgcctcgtgattattttcttgaaaaaagtgtgcctttgcacaaaaaaggttgaaaaacactgttctagtccaacccactgcctaggcaggaaaccctataccgtttcagacaaatggctatccaacatcttcttaaagacttccagtgttggggcattcacaacttctggaggcaagctgttccactgattatttgttctgtcaggaaatttctcctcagttctaagttgcttccctccttgattagtttccacccattgcttcttgttctacactcaggtgccttggagaatagtttgactccctcttctttgtggcaacccctgagatattggaacactgctatcatgtctccctagtccttctttcccttAAACtaagcatacccagttcctgcaaccgttcttcatatgttttagtctccagtcccctaatcatctttgttgctcttctctgcactctttctagagtctccacatttctacatcgtggcgaccagaactgaatgtaccaaggcattatgaagtggtattaatatttcacatgatcttgattctatccctctatttacgtagcctagaactgtgttggcttttttggtagctgctgcacactgctggctcatatttaaatggttgtccactaggactccaagatccctttcacagttactactactgagcaaggtaccacctatactgtacctgtgcatttcatttttgttgcctaaatgtagaaccttactcttttggCCATTgactttcattttattagatagtgcccaatgttcaagtttgtcaagatccttctgtatcttgagcctatcttctggagtgttggttattcctgtcagcttggcgtcatctgcaaatttgatgagttccccatttattccctcatccaaatcatcgatgaagatgttgaagagtactgggcctaaaatagagccttggagtactccactgcatacttctgtccatgtagatgcagttccattgaggactacacgtccagtgcggttggtcagccagttacgaatccatctggtggtgatgctgtctaacccacattctactttatctagtagtaggttatggtctactttatcaaatgccttattgaagtccaagtaaactatatcgacggcattcctctggtccactaattttgtcacattatcaaagaatgcaataagattagtctggcatgatctatttttgacaaacccatgttggctttgtctattactttgtttgcttctaggtgttcgctaattcgttgcttgattattttttccagaatctttcctggtattgaggtcaggctgataggtctgtagtttcctggatgtttttttttccttttttgaagatggaaaccacatcagctcttttccagtcctctggtagttccccggtccaggatctctgaaagatatagttcagtggttctgagatctcgtctgccagttccttcagaaccctggggtgtaatccatcctgtcctggtgatttgaactcatctagggtagacaggtgctcacttaccattttttccctatttcaatttgtgttcctaatctgatttttgtggtggtgtttttgataggttggactgttttatccctttgtgtaaagacagatataaaacatgagttaaatagttctgctttcttcctgttgcttgtcaccttcttgccactttctcctagcaatggaccaattgtttcccttaacttttttcttgtttttaacatgttggaagaagctttttttgttattttgttattttttacttttgtttgatgtttccctttttaaaaagaaaatattagcaCCTGGTGAAGAGGAAGATTTAGAATttgaagaagatgaggaggaaggtGGAGCTGGACAGGATCTCCAGATGCATTTCCTGCCAGAGTCCCAGGTAAGAGGCCAAACTAAATCAATGCAGTTATCCAGAAGGGGAAAAATGAGAATGTTAGAATTACAGTTAGCAACAGAGAATGcaaggactggaagggaccttgaaggtaaTCTAATCCAGTCACTGACCAGTACAGGAATTCACACTTACAGTCATCTAGCCACCACTACCTCCTACTATTAGTTTTTTTCTGTTATCCAATTAAAATCTATTTCTTGTACTTTAAATCCATTGTTTCTAGTTTTGTGTTCTGGAAGTTTTGCCCCATCGTCTGCAGATATTTGAAGATAGCTGTCAGATCTCTGTAAAGTTTTTTGTTTCCAGGTTAAACATACCCAGCACGTTCAAATGTTCCTCATAGATTTTTCTTTTCCAGGCTCCTTTTCTCCAACCATTtgcagagttgggggggggggaatctgcaaCTGGGTGTTTGTTTGTTAAACCTCTTTCTGAATAAAAGCAGGTCAGCATGCCCTGCTGGAGTGCCTATGTGCTAAGATTTTATGAGATGCCATTATTGTTAGCTGAACTAAAATTGTTGTCCCTTATCATCTGGAGGTAAGGTGAAGGACAGAGAGCAAAGCAAACATGGAGTGTTCGTAGAAAAGCCTGTCCAATATCAAGAACACTTGCTTTCTCACTCCAAgctactttttcctttttttggatCCTAATTTTTGATAATTTGACTTAAGTGCCAAATTGATTGCATGAAAGTTAATCCGGGCTACATGCTAGCATGGATAAggcaaaaaaatgaattttttttttaaagagagggaCTCTATGTTGGTGAATATTACCTTTCTTCTACAATTCCCCTCTCCCACCCGAAAATATACCCCATTTAACATCATGGTTTCAAAGTAGCCCCAGTTGTGCATTTTAACAATTCTTTAAAAAGCTCTGGAAAGGAAAATCTGTTATTTGCAATAcgttgttgattaaaaaaaaaggtgcctCTTGAGGCTTGAAGTAAAAGCCTGATGTCGTCAGGGACATTTCTAGTCATTCTTAGCCACTGGCTGGAGTTTTCAAACTTGATTTAAAAGCTTGGGGATGTGGGGGACATGAAAGCACTAAAATTGACCAATTTGGGACAGCAGTAAATGGTTTTTAGGAAGTGTCTGAAATAAGTGACATAGTTCAATCTGACAgtagccttctgccagtgaaacagCACTAGTTGAAGTCAATACCACTTGCTTTGTACTAACCAAATGTATTCAAGAGGACTGGTAAGATGTTTAAGATCTTATGAAGCTAAAAGAGGAAGAGTTGATAAACTTTATACTGGTTCTGTTGAAAGTCCATTTATGTAATGTTAGATTTAGCACAATAATCCCTTTCATTACATTATATGATAGTCACATTTTTCTACATTGCCATGTCTGAAATAGATAAACTTCCAACATAAGCTTAAGTTCCAAGAAATCCTGTTTTGGGATATATTCATGTATTACACAAGTGGACTTTTCCCATGAACCCGCATGCATCATTCAGTTTCCAGATAAGAATAATTGAGTACAATCCTGACATAAGTATGCCGATTAAAGTGGAATAGAATTTTGTAATAGTTGAAATGCCATGGTGCTGAGATAATGCCATTTAAAATGAACTTTTTGATAGCTTACTCATTATAGTACTAGATTTAGGAGACTGTTTTGCTGACATTCTAGCTTCCATTGAATGTACTTCATTGTACAATCCGTTTCTTTTCACGGATCCCATATTGCATTATTTTGCTGCCTAATCATTCATGGTCTTGTCTTATCTTCTACTTGCACGGCTCCATTGTGTAACCATGTGCTACATCATTCATCTAATGCAGGAGCCAATGAAGGTATGATAATGTTCTAATGTTAAAAAGTTGCTGTTTATTAAGATattgttcttattttattatttaacattGTAAATATGAGAACTTTTTTATGCTAAAATCTGTCATCtacctcttcccctccccccaaataatgGTAGATGATGAATGCCCATCCTATATGCACAGAATCGAATTGTACACGTTTTTGAATTGCTTTTGATATGGAGAAaatcaatctttaaaaaaaatcagttggcaAGTATGGAGATTGTAGAAAGTTTTTTCTATCACAAATGCAAGCTTACTTTAATACACTATACTAGTTCATGCAGAGATGTACTCATGTATGTGACATACCGTGTATGTCAAGAGTGGACAGTGATGTTTGGACTTAGTAGCCAGTGGATTGTAGAACTTGTCATCTAGAAGACTAGTTTGGCTTTTGTCTTATGTTCCAACAATGGTGCTACTAAAGAACATCCGTTACACCATTAAAGAAAGCAAATGtcccttttaataaaaaaaggttGTATGGTACCAGACTTTTGCTGTGTTTATGTTCACAGTAAAATTTAAACATTCTAAGTTTGAATGTCTTTACCCATGTCTCACCTCTGAATATATGTATCGTTAGTTAAATACCATAAGTCTAAAATATCTGAAAGGTAATTGCATTGCCTATCTCTGGATTGTGGGGGACTTTTGACAATAATTCTGCATTTGGCTTTGACTCTTCAACAAATTGGTATTTAGCAAGTGGTTTTAGTCTAATATATTCGAAAAGAAAAGCTTTATATCTACTCTTGGCTCCCTCCAAGCTGCTAACTACTTGTCTTGTCATGATGCATATGTTTCCATGTTTATTTGCTTGTGCAATTCAGCTGACAAATTATTTGCACAGAGAATTTAGATAATAGTTCCTTGACTCTTCTTGTTCAACAATGAAAAGGATCCTACTTTTCCAGGCTGCTGTAATATACAATCAGATCATATGACTAAATTATGCCAGAGATTGTGTCTTATGATATTGTTATCATATCCTTCTGTTGACAGGATTAATAACAGAGAGAATGAAAGTATTAAAAATGCTGAATGACTTTATTATTCTGGTCTATTTTTCCCTCAGGTACTTTATTACCCAGATTACCATCTGAACCCGGGATGACATTACTAActatcaaaatagaaaaaattgGTCTTAAAGATGCTGGGCAGTGCATTGATCCCTATATCACAGTTAGTGTGAAAGGTAGGTATATTTTTCTTAATTGATTTGGCTAGCCATGTAATTTTGGTCCTTTTTATCCGAAATTAGCTAGAACTGAAGTGGCAAAATATTCCACTAAGCAATCAGCATTTAGAGTTTAaaatatgacatttttttaaGGAGCCTCAGGTAAAAGTTGAGTTTGTCCTAAGTCTACTTCATTTCTGTTCATGAAATGTTCCTTTAGACTTGACACATGGTCAAGTCTCTATTGtaaatatcaaatattttatCACTTTGGAAAGCATGTGTCACCTTTCTCAGAGAATGTGCACTAGGAAGGCCAAATAGGTGACGTTACTTTACTATAATCACACCACAGTATTGTTTACTCATGACCACTACCATGTTTTTGGAAGTGACATTCCTGTAAGGAATCTTGTGTAAAGATACTGTTTGAACtgtttacaaaaagaaacaatatttttctttttaacactTAGACTGTTAGATCATGAATGTAATGACACTGGGAAGTACTCCTTGTTCAATATACCAAATGTCACAACAGTTTTCCCCTGTTTAATGCTTAAATTTTATTCTTGGGACAGATCTCAATGGGATAGATCTTACACCTGTACAGGACACCCCAGTTGCTTCAAGGAAAGAGGACACTTACATTCATTTTAATGTGGACATTGAAATTCAGAAACATGTTGAAAAATTAACAAAAGGTTTGTTGCATGAAGATTCGAAAATCATTTGAACTGCGATCAATAGGACAAAGCATAATTTAGATCAATAACTTGGAGAGAAGACAGTTGTGCTATCTCCAGAAAAATGTGGTTATCCCATAGTGCCTTAACCAAACTATTCAAAACTTGTTAAAGATGTTATTTATGATTTGGGATGGGGGCAGATCAAAAGACAATGGCTTTGAAGTTCTTTAGTTGATTCTTTGCAAAGGTTCAGAATCTTCAGTGAGGATCATTTTTCTTCAAGGCAGTTCTAACAATATTGTATTAATTATGCTAGTCAATAAAGAAGTACAGTGATATAATTTGAAGAgtgctttagatttttttttcctcctgccttTCAGGTGCAGCTATTTTCTTTGAATTTAAACACTATAAACCCAAGAAAAGGTTCACCAGCACAAAGTGCTTTGCTTTTATGGAGATGGATGAAATTAAAGCTGGACCAATTGTTATAGAACTGTAAGTAAGTGTTGCATGAAACACAACAAACAATGCTTTCCAGAACATCTGATAAATTCTTTCAGATCAGTCATGGTTGGTCAGAAACAAAACTTGGAATGTTTTGGTAGTCCCAGGCTTTTTGGTGCAAATCAAATTAGAGGTGATTTTAATGGAGCAAATATGACAAAATTATTATGTGATCTTCTGTGACCATCAGTGGCACATGGGTCCATCCACCTGCCTCCTATCTTCTCAGTAtcttctctctccactccagtTGCTGCTATCTACATGTCCCATTCCCAAGAAAATATCTTACATACTGTTGTACTTTCCCCAGAGCTTTATATTTCAAGCCATATTCAGAACAAAACATTTCTGTTTTATTCCATGTACAGCCAAACTTTGAGTTTTACTTGAGGTATGGACTGCCCAAAaacaaaaattgcatgcatatctCTAAATGTCAGTAAATTTTGCATAAAGCAAGCATCCTTATTTGCTACTATACAAATGGTTATGGTTAAAAGTCAGGAAAGTAGTGCACTTCATTAACTTTCTTCCTGAATATGAAGAGAAATGCTAAGCTTCCATAATGCTTGATTTGTAAATTATGATGACTGAGCAATATCTTAGCTTTGAACCCAAATAAAGTGTGCATGTTTAAAAACTCTAAAGAAGAGTCCCCCCCCTTCAAAATGTAATATTCAGAATAGATATTCAATTATGTTTATGATTCTGAAACCATTTTAACTGCTTTGGCTTAATTTAGAAGAAAACCGGTACACAGAAAAGTGAAAGaatgtttatctgaataattAGTATAGAACAAATTTTGAGACAGTTTTATACCAAACAAGTGCCACTGAATTTAAATGGGACAATAATTGTGGAGGTACAAATTAGGATTAAGAATTGTATTCTTTTTACCTAGCTTTTCAAAT
Encoded proteins:
- the AIDA gene encoding LOW QUALITY PROTEIN: axin interactor, dorsalization-associated protein (The sequence of the model RefSeq protein was modified relative to this genomic sequence to represent the inferred CDS: inserted 1 base in 1 codon) gives rise to the protein MSEATRSLLQRWGASFRKRDRLRLLGQLVEAIDEYQILARHLQKEAVSQPNNSEFTEDQKKTLAKIATCLELRSAALQSTQSQEEFKLEDLKKLEPILKSILTYNKEFPFDVQPVPPRKILAPGEEEDLEFEEDEEEGGAGXGSPDAFPARVPGTLLPRLPSEPGMTLLTIKIEKIGLKDAGQCIDPYITVSVKDLNGIDLTPVQDTPVASRKEDTYIHFNVDIEIQKHVEKLTKGAAIFFEFKHYKPKKRFTSTKCFAFMEMDEIKAGPIVIELYKKPTDFKRKKLQLLTKKPLYLHLHQTLHKE